Proteins encoded within one genomic window of Candidatus Hydrogenedentota bacterium:
- a CDS encoding ABC transporter permease subunit yields MRNTWAVCKREFLSYFITPVGYVVVGVFAVLSGLGFAASFLGYARATLTPSAYGYVGVPDFEENLLSPFLVFCGLLIMFIGPLVTMRLLAEEKNRGTAELLLTYPLRNAEIIFGKYGAALGMLLVMMAVVSVQMGVVWYFVPYVEPAVLGFGVVTVFLMGAAFLSMGLFVSSITRNQVTAGTATFGLWFVSYVLGSLSKDLPDAIPLPEAWPSWAQTAANFAFSVFRAIATELPLDVHAQDMAQGIFQPEDILYYVLFSAFWLFLTFRVLETRLWRT; encoded by the coding sequence ATGAGAAACACCTGGGCCGTATGCAAACGCGAGTTTCTGAGCTATTTCATTACCCCGGTGGGCTACGTGGTGGTCGGCGTGTTCGCTGTGCTCTCAGGGCTCGGGTTCGCGGCATCCTTCCTCGGCTATGCGCGGGCGACTCTTACGCCGTCAGCATACGGCTACGTAGGCGTGCCGGATTTCGAGGAGAACTTGCTGAGCCCGTTTCTCGTCTTCTGCGGCCTGCTCATCATGTTCATCGGTCCCCTGGTGACCATGCGGCTGCTGGCCGAGGAGAAAAACCGGGGAACCGCCGAATTGTTGTTGACGTATCCTCTTCGCAACGCCGAGATCATTTTCGGCAAGTACGGCGCGGCCCTCGGCATGCTGCTGGTCATGATGGCAGTGGTGTCCGTTCAAATGGGCGTTGTATGGTATTTTGTGCCCTACGTCGAGCCGGCCGTGCTGGGATTCGGCGTCGTGACGGTCTTTCTGATGGGCGCGGCCTTCCTCAGCATGGGGCTGTTTGTCTCCTCCATCACGCGCAACCAGGTCACGGCGGGCACCGCAACCTTTGGCTTGTGGTTTGTCTCCTACGTGCTTGGCTCGCTCAGCAAGGACCTTCCCGACGCGATCCCTCTGCCGGAGGCTTGGCCTTCCTGGGCGCAGACGGCCGCGAATTTCGCATTCAGCGTGTTCCGGGCCATTGCCACGGAGCTGCCCCTCGATGTTCACGCGCAGGACATGGCCCAAGGAATCTTTCAACCTGAAGATATCCTCTATTATGTCCTGTTCTCGGCCTTTTGGCTCTTCTTGACGTTCCGGGTCCT